Part of the Cellulomonas taurus genome, CGGCCCGAACCTCGCCGACGAGATCGCCGTCCGGCAGCCCACCGCCACCGTGGTCGCGGCCAGCGACGAGCGCACCGCCGAGCGGGTCGCCCAGGCCTGTGCCAACCAGTACTTCCGGCCGTACACCAACGACGACGTGGTCGGCGTGGAGCTGTGCGGTGCGGTGAAGAACGTGATCGCCCTCGCGGTCGGCATCTCCCAGGGCCGCGGCTTCGGCTACAACACGATGGCCACCGTGATCACCCGCGGCCTGGTCGAGATCACCCGGCTCGGTCAGGCGCTCGGCGCCCGGGCGGAGACCTTCGGTGGGCTGGCCGGGATGGGTGACCTGATGGCGACCTGCGCCTCGCCGCAGTCGCGGAACCATCGCCTCGGCGTGCACATCGGCCAGGGGCTGACCCTGGACGAGGCGATCGTCGCCACCGGTGGCACCGCGGAAGGCGTCAAGACCTCGCGCTCGGTGCTGGACCTCGCGGAGCGGGTCGGGGTCGAGATGCCGATCACCGCCGCCGTGGTGCAGGTGCTCTACGAGGGTCTCCCGGTGGATGCCCTGGCCCCGTTGCTGCTGGAGCGCCCCCGCAAGGCCGAGGGCGCCTGACCGGTCAGCTGGTCGGCAGGCTCCGCAGCGCCCGATCCAGGTCCTGCCACAGGTCCTCGACGTCCTCGATCCCGACGCTGAGCCGGAGCAGGTCCGCCGGAACGGTCACCGACTCGGTGCCGAAACGGCGGCGGCGCTCGATGCTGGACTCCACGCCACCGAGGCTGGTCGCGGGGACCCAGAGCCGCAGGGCAGCCACCACGGCATCGGCGCCGGCCGCGCCGCCGACGGGTCGCAGCCCGATGATCGCGCCGTAGCCGGACATCTGTGCGGTGGCCCGCGCATGACCGGGATCGCCGGGCAGGCCCGGGTGCCGGACCTCGGCGACCGCGGGGTGCTCGGCCAGCCGCCGGGCGAGCTCCAGGGCGTTCGCCTGCGCCCGCTCGACCCGCAGCGCCAGCGTGCGCACCCCGCGCAGCGCCAGGTAGACCTCCGCCGGGCCGGCGATCGCGCCGTGCAGGGTCCGGTAGGCCAGCAGCCGGGCGTGCAGCTCCGGGTCGTTCGACAGCGCGGCGCCGAGCACCACGTCGGAGTGCCCGGCCAGGTACTTGGTCACCGAGTGCACCACCACATCGGCACCCAGGCCGAGCGGCCGCTGCACCAGCGGCGTGGCGAAGGTGTTGTCCACGACGGTCAGGGCGCCGACCGCAC contains:
- a CDS encoding NAD(P)H-dependent glycerol-3-phosphate dehydrogenase; the encoded protein is MTRATVLGAGAWGTTFAAVLADAGCEVTIWGRDAAVCAQITAEHRNERYLPGVELPAGVTGEPDLRRAVADAEVIAVAVPAQSARAVLAPLAGTLGPDTVVVSLMKGVELATQQRMSQMLAEALDLPEHRVAVLSGPNLADEIAVRQPTATVVAASDERTAERVAQACANQYFRPYTNDDVVGVELCGAVKNVIALAVGISQGRGFGYNTMATVITRGLVEITRLGQALGARAETFGGLAGMGDLMATCASPQSRNHRLGVHIGQGLTLDEAIVATGGTAEGVKTSRSVLDLAERVGVEMPITAAVVQVLYEGLPVDALAPLLLERPRKAEGA
- a CDS encoding trans-sulfuration enzyme family protein codes for the protein MRHDHDLSSLSPATVAVSAGRPARVQGAPVNPPVVMSSTYVSQGEPGPAPELLYARSGTETWVPFEETLAALERAELPALVYGSGMAAIAAALSLIPHGGRVVVPRHAYQVLHGYLADLTTRSRVEVVVVDIAETEQVVAALTPETSMLWVESPTNPMLEVADLPALIAAARAVGALTVVDNTFATPLVQRPLGLGADVVVHSVTKYLAGHSDVVLGAALSNDPELHARLLAYRTLHGAIAGPAEVYLALRGVRTLALRVERAQANALELARRLAEHPAVAEVRHPGLPGDPGHARATAQMSGYGAIIGLRPVGGAAGADAVVAALRLWVPATSLGGVESSIERRRRFGTESVTVPADLLRLSVGIEDVEDLWQDLDRALRSLPTS